One Setaria italica strain Yugu1 chromosome II, Setaria_italica_v2.0, whole genome shotgun sequence DNA segment encodes these proteins:
- the LOC101764939 gene encoding sodium/hydrogen exchanger 6 isoform X1, whose amino-acid sequence MALELSLASASASPPAGWLAPPPPLAPPGKEQQVAGVGILLQISMLVLSFVLGHVLRRHRFYYLPEASASLLIGLVVGGLANISNTETNTRTWFNFHEEFFFLFLLPPIIFQSGFSLSPKPFFANFGAIVTFAILGTFIASVVTGVLVYLGGLTFLMYKLPLVECLMFGALISATDPVTVLSIFQELGSDVNLYALVFGESVLNDAMAISLYRTMSSVRSHAAAGENFFMMILQFLETFVGSMSSGVGVGFISALLFKYAGLDVDNLQNLECCLFVLFPYFSYMLAEGLGLSGIVSILFTGMVMKHYTFSNLSDNSQRFVSAFFHLLSSLAETFVFIYMGFDIAMEEHSWSHVGFIFFSIIFIVVARAVNVFSCAYLVNMSRPEHRRIPLKHQKALWFSGLRGAMAFALALQSVHELPEGHGKTIFTTTTAIVVLTVLLIGGSTGTMLEALDVVGDENTSIENYEDNNGYMPPTYEEGTSSGGGLRMKLKQFHKSTTSFTALDKNYLTPFFTSQTDDDDDDFSEQPQNRRVRFYDQ is encoded by the exons ATGGCGCTGGAGCTGAGCctggcctcggcctcggcctcgccgccggcgggctggctagcgccgccgccgcccctggcccCGCCCGGGAAGGAGCAGCAGGTGGCCGGCGTGGGGATTCTGCTGCAGATCTCCATGCTCGTGCTCTCCTTCGTGCTGGGCCACGtcctccgacgccaccgcttcTACTACCTCCCCGAGGCCAGCGCCTCGCTCCTCATCG GTCTAGTTGTTGGTGGCCTTGCTAATATTTCAAATACAGAGACCAACACTAG GACGTGGTTCAACTTCCATGAAgaattcttcttcttgttcttatTACCTCCGATAATATT TCAATCAGGATTCAGCTTATCTCCG AAACCATTCTTTGCGAACTTTGGGGCTATTGTAACTTTCGCCATTCTTGGGACGTTCATTGCTTCTGTTGTAACAGGGGTTCTTGT CTATCTTGGTGGGCTGACATTTCTAATGTATAAACTTCCACTGGTTGAATGCCTTATGTTCGGTGCCCTTATATCTGCAACCGATCCTGTCACAGTGCTATCAATATTCCAG GAACTGGGCTCTGATGTTAACTTGTATGCTTTGGTGTTTGGAGAATCTGTTTTGAATGACGCG ATGGCAATTTCCCTTTACAG GACAATGTCATCAGTCAGAAGTCATGCAGCAGCTGGCGAGAACTTTTTTATGATGATTCTCCAGTTTCTTGAGACCTTTGTTGGTTCAATGTCATCAG GTGTGGGAGTTGGATTTATCTCTGCTCTT CTGTTCAAGTATGCTGGATTGGACGTTGACAA TCTGCAGAATTTGGAATGCTGCCTTTTTGTTCTCTTTCCATATTTCTC GTATATGTTAGCTGAAGGACTTGGCTTGTCAGGGATTGTTTCTATATTATTCACGGGGATG GTTATGAAGCATTACACATTCTCCAATCTTTCAGACAATTCGCAGCGCTTTGTTTCTGCCTTCTTCCACTTACTGTCATCTTTGGCTGAGACATTTGT GTTCATTTACATGGGCTTTGATATTGCCATGGAAGAGCACAGCTGGTCACATGTtggcttcatcttcttctcaaTT ATATTCATAGTTGTTGCAAG GGCTGTAAATGTCTTTTCTTGTGCATACTTGGTTAACATGTCTCGGCCAGAACATCGCCGTATACCTCTAAAGCATCAGAAAGCACTTTGGTTTAGCG GGCTTAGAGGGGCCATGGCTTTTGCCCTTGCTCTCCAATCTGTGCATGAACTTCCTGAAGGACATGGAAAAACGATATTCACTACTACTACAGCCATTGTTGTGTTGACG GTACTTCTTATTGGAGGGTCGACGGGAACTATGCTAGAAGCTTTGGATGTTGTTGGAGATGAAAACACATCAATAGAA AATTATGAGGACAACAATGGTTACATGCCTCCGACTTATGAAGAAGGTACATCGTCTGGTGGAGGATTGAGAATGAAACTGAAACAGTTTCACAAAAG CACGACATCATTCACTGCCCTTGACAAGAACTACCTGACTCCATTTTTCACCAGTCaaactgatgatgatgacgacgacttCA GTGAGCAACCCCAAAACCGAAGAGTACGATTTTATGATCAATAG
- the LOC101764939 gene encoding sodium/hydrogen exchanger 6 isoform X2 → MYKLPLVECLMFGALISATDPVTVLSIFQELGSDVNLYALVFGESVLNDAMAISLYRTMSSVRSHAAAGENFFMMILQFLETFVGSMSSGVGVGFISALLFKYAGLDVDNLQNLECCLFVLFPYFSYMLAEGLGLSGIVSILFTGMVMKHYTFSNLSDNSQRFVSAFFHLLSSLAETFVFIYMGFDIAMEEHSWSHVGFIFFSIIFIVVARAVNVFSCAYLVNMSRPEHRRIPLKHQKALWFSGLRGAMAFALALQSVHELPEGHGKTIFTTTTAIVVLTVLLIGGSTGTMLEALDVVGDENTSIENYEDNNGYMPPTYEEGTSSGGGLRMKLKQFHKSTTSFTALDKNYLTPFFTSQTDDDDDDFSEQPQNRRVRFYDQ, encoded by the exons ATGTATAAACTTCCACTGGTTGAATGCCTTATGTTCGGTGCCCTTATATCTGCAACCGATCCTGTCACAGTGCTATCAATATTCCAG GAACTGGGCTCTGATGTTAACTTGTATGCTTTGGTGTTTGGAGAATCTGTTTTGAATGACGCG ATGGCAATTTCCCTTTACAG GACAATGTCATCAGTCAGAAGTCATGCAGCAGCTGGCGAGAACTTTTTTATGATGATTCTCCAGTTTCTTGAGACCTTTGTTGGTTCAATGTCATCAG GTGTGGGAGTTGGATTTATCTCTGCTCTT CTGTTCAAGTATGCTGGATTGGACGTTGACAA TCTGCAGAATTTGGAATGCTGCCTTTTTGTTCTCTTTCCATATTTCTC GTATATGTTAGCTGAAGGACTTGGCTTGTCAGGGATTGTTTCTATATTATTCACGGGGATG GTTATGAAGCATTACACATTCTCCAATCTTTCAGACAATTCGCAGCGCTTTGTTTCTGCCTTCTTCCACTTACTGTCATCTTTGGCTGAGACATTTGT GTTCATTTACATGGGCTTTGATATTGCCATGGAAGAGCACAGCTGGTCACATGTtggcttcatcttcttctcaaTT ATATTCATAGTTGTTGCAAG GGCTGTAAATGTCTTTTCTTGTGCATACTTGGTTAACATGTCTCGGCCAGAACATCGCCGTATACCTCTAAAGCATCAGAAAGCACTTTGGTTTAGCG GGCTTAGAGGGGCCATGGCTTTTGCCCTTGCTCTCCAATCTGTGCATGAACTTCCTGAAGGACATGGAAAAACGATATTCACTACTACTACAGCCATTGTTGTGTTGACG GTACTTCTTATTGGAGGGTCGACGGGAACTATGCTAGAAGCTTTGGATGTTGTTGGAGATGAAAACACATCAATAGAA AATTATGAGGACAACAATGGTTACATGCCTCCGACTTATGAAGAAGGTACATCGTCTGGTGGAGGATTGAGAATGAAACTGAAACAGTTTCACAAAAG CACGACATCATTCACTGCCCTTGACAAGAACTACCTGACTCCATTTTTCACCAGTCaaactgatgatgatgacgacgacttCA GTGAGCAACCCCAAAACCGAAGAGTACGATTTTATGATCAATAG